The following nucleotide sequence is from Dehalogenimonas formicexedens.
CACACCCATGCCGGTAACGTCCGCCAGTTCCACCAAACTGAGCGTCGTCACCTTCATCCGAGATAGCGGCGCGATATCCGCCGCCCGTAGCATGATATCGCCGTTCAACATTATAAACGAAGTATTCAGGAGGGGCAGTGCCTGTCGTAGGGCATCGGCGGTGCCTGCCGGTTGGCGCTGCAACACGTAACGAATGCGCGCGCCCCAAGCCGATCCATCGCCAAAATAACCCCGCACCTTTTCGTCATGGTAACCGACAATAAGAACGAAATCGGTCAATCCAGCTTTACGGCATTCAATAAGCAGGTGCTCCACCATCGGTTTGCCGGCGACCGGTTGCATGACCTTGGGCCGCGCCGCGGTCAGCGGCCGCATCCGGGATCCTTCTCCGGCCGCGAGGATGACGCATGACATTGAACTCACCTAAACCACCCACCGCGGAGAAATCGAGCCATTCTGAACCTGTCCCCCCCATTCTCCCCCGCCATTGTAATGGAATCCATTCGAGAATGGCCAAATTTTATTGGTTGAGGTATTTTACATCAAAGAACATTATGTAATCAACCACGGATAGAACGGACCACCTCCGGGTTAAGAGCTCCCCAAGGTCATCAGAAAGTATTGACTAGGATGCTACAATTAGTCGTCACCAGACGCCCCCGCCCACTCACAACCAGCTTTCCAACTGCCATTGATCGAGATGATAGGTTTTCGATCCCACGATTAAGGTAAGAGCGGCTCTAAATATTCACAATGGTCATCACCGTCAGCCTCCAACGACACACTGAATAACTCCGTGATCTGCAACAATTATTCTTGCCGCTCTACTCCATTCTTTTTAAGGTTGTTTTCACTCTGCCGCTGCTCCGCGGCGCTGGTCCGGTAGCTGGGGACACTAACTCCAGGATTCCAGAGTGGTGGACGATGCGGTTAATGGGCGCAGCCGTGGCCTCTGGGTTTTGGAAAATACGATCCCACTCGGAAAAGACCAGATTCGAACTGATGCCTAACGAGCGCCCGTTCAGATCGATCCGCCATCAAATGTGAAAATAACTTCAGATTCCTCGGTGCCCTGAGGAAGATATCCAACTATTTATTCCCGCTCGACGAGGCACCAATGACTATCGCCGATATCACCAAAGCGACGGCAATAGTAACGCTGGGTGGCTTGAGCCATACCTATGAAGGCGCGGTAATGACAGACAAAACCACTCCGGCCAGCCTGATGGTGACTTTCACCTACAATAGGCTACGTGGAGGCGCCGTCCGCCGTCGGCAGCTGTACCGTAGTCGCCACTGTCGATGACGTGAACTACCAAGGCGGCGCCGCCGGCACGATGGTGATCTTCGCTCAGTTGCCGCCCAACTTCGGTGGCCGGGGGGTATGTACTTCGGTTCGCCGCTCCCTGGGATCAACCTGGCCGCCACTTCGCCCTGGATGGAAACGGCAAGGTGATTACCCCGGCCTTTTCAAGGCCGACGACGGCGAGTGTGTTTTGACCTTTGAGAGCGGCAGCGTCGTCAGGAATGCCGGCGCGGCGGTTTATGCCGTGTCGGCCATGACGTAGAAACGCCGTACGCCGCCCCGCCGCAGGGCGCGATAATCTTCGCCTATCAGATGGACCCAGCGGCTTCACCTTTAACCCGGCCTCACCATGACCCTGTGCTACACCGACGCCCAGATTCCAGCAGGTATGCTTGAGAGTTCTCTCTACATCGCCGTCTAGGACGGCTCTAACTGGGTCAAGCTCCGGAGTTCCGTCGATTCGGTGAACAACAAGGTGACGGCCCAGGTGGAACATTTCAGCACCTTCTGCGTCTTGGCCCATGTGCCGACGACGGCATCTCCGGCGACATCCACGGCCAGGCTGCGGACCACCACGACATGGTCGGATGAACCCTCCGACAACAATCTCATCGTCCCGATTAGCCTGGTTGCTGTAGCCGCCCTTCCGCTGGGTATCGTTCTCTACCAGAGAAACAGAAAAACCAGGTAAGTCTCGATTCGCGGTAAACCAAAGGGGCGGGCTCATCAGAGATCCCGCCCTTTTTTGGCTGGCTAATTGGGGATTTGCCTTTGTTGCAAGAGCCAACAACCCCATCACCCAACAACATCTGCTTATGTGACCAACTAGTGTGTTAGAATGTTTGACTCGGTCTGAAACTCGAACGATTTCTGGATGAAGATATTGTTCAGGGGCGTGGCTAAAACTGGCCAGGCTATTGACACGTTAGAGTAGTAAGGCGGCGACTTCTTCGTCAGCCCACTTGAAGAACGACGCGACAATTGGGGCTAGCTGTAAAACCACCATCGCCACGTCCCAGCATTTATTCTCATCCGGGGCCCAACCATCCGAAGAAGTCTGGATGTTAAACGCGGTGAGTAATTCAGGGAGAGTGGATGACCGATAGAACATCGCAAACGGGTTCTGCCAATATTCTCTGAGGTAATCGCTGTCTGGCTCGAGGGCCGTAAGCTTTTCTTTGTAAAACCACTGCCAAAGATCACGGAATCGCTCTTCGTGACTAGTGAGCCATTCACGGAGCAGTTCGTACGTGGCGGCGTCACTAGCTGAAAAAGGTATCTGGTTTTCGGAGGGGCTTCTGTCAGTACGCAGAACGTCGAACAATAGGTCCCCGAGCTGGAACCACCGGTCTGCCCATTCGCCAACGAAATCACCACAACTGAGTTTGGCTTCGTTAGAATTATCCATATCAGATCGATCCCTCCGCATGCTGTTTCAAAGAGCGGTCGATCATTGACAAGAGCGCCAAAAAGCTAAAGTGTAACTCTCGGGAGAGTCTTTGGTGAAACTCCGGGAACTCTGATT
It contains:
- a CDS encoding ATP-binding protein, translating into MDLNGRSLGISSNLVFSEWDRIFQNPEATAAPINRIVHHSGILELVSPATGPAPRSSGRVKTTLKRME
- a CDS encoding MBG domain-containing protein; its protein translation is MEAPSAVGSCTVVATVDDVNYQGGAAGTMVIFAQLPPNFGGRGVCTSVRRSLGSTWPPLRPGWKRQGDYPGLFKADDGECVLTFESGSVVRNAGAAVYAVSAMT
- a CDS encoding MBG domain-containing protein; the protein is MTIADITKATAIVTLGGLSHTYEGAVMTDKTTPASLMVTFTYNRLRGGAVRRRQLYRSRHCR